From the Halomonas meridiana genome, one window contains:
- the radC gene encoding DNA repair protein RadC — MPHSKLKAGEVEGTYLVTSPVTETDIITMAKRFARRKLAKGRKISQPSQAFEHLQLLLQDYEHEVFSVLFLDSQHRVIRFEELFRGTIDSASVYPREVLKAALAYNAAAVILVHNHPSGDPEPSDADRRITERLKEALGLMDIRVIDHVVVGSDGCKSFAEMGYL; from the coding sequence ATGCCCCATAGCAAACTCAAAGCCGGTGAAGTGGAAGGCACCTACTTAGTCACGTCACCGGTCACCGAAACAGACATCATTACGATGGCCAAGCGCTTCGCACGCCGCAAGCTCGCCAAAGGCCGCAAGATCTCACAGCCCTCGCAAGCGTTTGAGCACTTGCAGCTCCTGCTTCAAGACTATGAGCACGAGGTGTTCAGCGTGCTGTTCCTCGATAGCCAACACCGTGTCATCCGCTTTGAAGAGCTGTTTCGCGGCACGATTGATTCAGCCAGCGTGTACCCACGAGAGGTACTAAAGGCAGCGCTCGCTTACAACGCCGCCGCTGTGATCCTCGTTCATAACCACCCTAGTGGCGATCCTGAGCCCAGTGATGCGGATCGGCGTATCACTGAACGCCTCAAAGAAGCGCTTGGCTTGATGGATATACGGGTGATTGACCACGTGGTGGTGGGGAGTGATGGGTGTAAGTCATTTGCGGAAATGGGGTATTTGTAG
- a CDS encoding lambda exonuclease family protein, whose amino-acid sequence MQILTMPQGSPEWLAARLGRVTMSELKALLVNGKGPSGLGTGAITYMHQLIRERMTGELAEPFQGNAHTKRGQELESVARSLYRDMTGAPKPKEVGLILNHNVGYSPDSLIGRNGLLEIKTKLPKFQIEVLLSGEIPDEHVPQCQGGLWVSEREWIDFVSYWPGMPLFVKRAYRDEALIRTIAERVEAFHEEMERRISQVMAA is encoded by the coding sequence ATGCAGATACTCACCATGCCACAAGGCTCGCCGGAGTGGCTGGCGGCGCGTCTTGGGCGCGTCACTATGTCGGAACTCAAGGCATTGCTGGTGAATGGTAAAGGCCCAAGCGGGTTGGGGACTGGGGCCATCACTTATATGCACCAGTTGATCCGCGAGCGTATGACCGGTGAGCTGGCCGAGCCATTTCAAGGCAATGCCCACACCAAGCGGGGGCAAGAGCTAGAGAGTGTTGCCCGCTCGCTGTATCGCGATATGACCGGTGCACCGAAACCCAAAGAAGTAGGCCTGATTCTCAACCATAACGTGGGCTACTCACCGGATAGTTTGATCGGCAGAAACGGCCTGCTGGAGATCAAAACCAAGCTGCCCAAGTTCCAGATTGAGGTACTGCTCAGCGGGGAAATCCCCGACGAGCACGTGCCCCAATGCCAAGGAGGGCTATGGGTCAGCGAACGGGAATGGATCGACTTTGTGAGCTACTGGCCGGGTATGCCGCTTTTTGTGAAACGTGCTTACCGAGATGAGGCGCTGATCCGCACCATTGCCGAGCGGGTTGAGGCGTTCCATGAAGAGATGGAGCGACGTATCAGCCAAGTGATGGCGGCGTGA